The DNA sequence TAGCTAGCTGCGCGCGGCGAACGTGGCGGAGATCGCAACCCAGCCCTCGTTCTCGCGCTGCTCGACGATTCGGAGACAGTGATTCAGCAGCGCGTCGCGCACCTTGTCGCCCTCCGGCGACGTGATGCCGGAGAGATGGCAGGTTCCATCAGGCTTTAGCACGCGCGCCACATCGCCCAGCGCAGGGACGATGACATCCGCCAGGATGTTCATGAGGACGAGGTCGAAGTCTCCCGAAACGTCCGATATCTTGCCCTGGCGTATCTCGACCACGTCTTGGACGCCGTTGGTTCGGCAGTTGTCGACTGCGACCGGCAGCACGTCCGGATCGTTGTCCACCGCGAGCGCGGAGGCAGCCCCTAGCTTGATCGCCGCGATGGCGAGGATGCCGGAGCCGGTACCCACGTCGAGAACTCGTTTGCCGGACAGATCGATGCCCGTCATCTGATCGAGAACCAACCGCGTCGATGCGTGCGCCCCCGTGCCGAACGCCATCCCGGGGTCCAGACGAACGACGGCGGCGGCCCCAACGTCTCCCAGTTCCTCCCAGGTCGGCGCGACGATCAACCGCTCCCCGAACCGATGGGGTTTGAAGTGAGAGCGCCACGCGGTCGCCCAGTTCTCGATCCGCAACGGCTTCAGCGAAACCCATCCGGGGTCGGTTCGCAGACCGTGATCGCCGAGACTGTTGACGAGATCGCGGACGCGCACGACGAGGTCGCCCACGTCGTCGCCCATCGGGAAGTACGCGGTGATCGTGACCCGGGATCCGCCGATATCGTCGCATTCCTGATGGGACGCGACGCCGACGGCTCCGAGCTCCGTGAGATGGAAAGTCGCGGCTTCGACCGCTTCGGTGTGAGTGACGACCTGTATCTGCGCCCAGAACGACGGATCGTTCATTCGTCGTCAGACCTGGCGTCTTGACCGCTGAAGAAGTCGCCGACCGCCTCGAAGAACCCGCGCTTGTGCTTGCGCCGCGCGTAGGGGTCGGACTTCTGACCTCGTTTGGGATCCGCCTCGTCGCCGTCGAGCTCCTGACGCTGCTCAGCGAACTCGCGCAAGAGCTCGCGGTCGCGGTCCGATAGCCGCGTCGGCGTCTCGACGAAGACGCGCACTTTCAGGTCGCCGCTGCCGTTGCGTTGCAGGTGGGGCATGCCTTTGCCGCGCAGCGTGAACGTGTCGGCGGTCTGCGTGCCTTCGGGAATGACGATCGGTTCCTCGCCCCCGATGATGGGAACGCGGAGTCGCGTACCCAGCGCAGCCTCGACCATTGTGAGCCGCCAGTCGAGCAGCAGGTCGTCGCCCTTGCGCTGGAAAAGCGGATGCGCCTTGACGTGCACGCCGACCAGCAGGTTCCCCGCCGGCGCTCCCATCCGACCGGCATCGCCCTGTCCGTTCATGCGCAGCACCATGCCGTCGTCGACGCCACGCGGGATCGTCACGTTCAGTTTCTGCACGCCGCGCACGCGTCCCAGCCCTCGGCACTCGCCGCAGGGGTCTGTCATGATCTCGCCGCGCCCCTGGCAGCGTGGACACGTCTGCTGCACGCTGAAGAACCCTTGCTGGAACACGACCCGACCGCGCCCTCCGCACTGAGCGCACGACTTCATCGTGCTGCCGGGCTTGACTCCGCTGCCCTTGCAGGTTCCGCAGGCGTCGAATCGCTCCAGTTCGACAGGAATCGACTTGCCGGCGTGGGCTTCTTCGAGGGTCAACTCGACGTCGTACCGGATGTCATTGCCGCGTCGCGTCCGAGAGCCCCCGCCGAACAGGTCGCCGAAGTCCCCGAACACCTGGGAGAACAGGTCGGTGAAGTCGGTCGTCGTGAAGTCGAAGCCGCCCTGCGATCCCCGGACGCCCTCGTGTCCGTGACGGTCGTAGTACGCACGCGAGTCCGCGTTGGACAGGCACTGGTACGCAGCGCCCACCTCCTTGAAGCGCTCAGCCGCCTCGTCGTCGCCGGGGTTTTTGTCCGGATGGTACTTGACCGCGAGACGGCGGTATGCCTTGCGGATGTCATCGTCGGAGGCATCCCGCTGAACGCCGAGTACTTCGTAGTGGTCGCGCGGAGGTGTCATCGAGTCCTATCCAGGAGCGAAACGAGAAGCCTGTCGATCTATTCCGAGGGAGCTACCGCGACCAGCACGGACGAAGCCCGGAGCAGACGGTCGTGCAGCAAGTACCCCTTCTGGAGCTCTGCGACGACCGTGTTCTCGGGAACCTCCGAAGTCGCATGCTGAGCGACGGCTTCATGGTAGTTCGGGTCGAACGTCGAGCCGACGGCTTCGATGATCGTCACGCCCTCGCTCTGTAGCGCATCGTCGAGCTGCTTGAGAACCATATCGACGCCTTCCACGAGCCCGGAGGCGTCCGCAGCCGACCTGGCGGCATCAACGGCGCGCCGGAGGCTGTCCGCCACGGGAAGCATCCGCTTCGCGAAGGACTCGACGGCGTACTTGCGGCTGTCTTCCAGATCGCGTTCGGCGCGACGGCGGCTGTTGTCGTAGCTCGCCGCCGTGCGAAGCAGTTGATCCTGCTTCGCCTTGAGCTCTGCGATATCTTCCTCGAACGCCCGAAGGCGTTTCTGCAGTCGCGCGTTTTCTTGGTCGAGTTCGTCTGGAGTCGCAGGACTCGAAGTCCCTGCCGACTCGTCGAACGCGTCGTCCACCATGTCGTTCATCCCTCTGTCCCGGCATCGCCGATGTGTTGCGGCGTCCCAAAGCTCGACATCGCGTGCGCCGTCCACTTCACCAGCGGAATGAGCCGCCAATACTCCATCCGCATCGGTCCGATGATCCCAATGGTTCCCGCAACGTGTCCGGGAAGCCGATACGGAGCGGCGATCACGCTGCACTGCTCCATGCCTTCACGAGCGATTTCCGTCCCGATGAGAACGCGCACCAGCGGATCGCCAGACGTTCCCTTGCCGCCGAACCCGCTGAAGAGCTCGGCTAGCGACTCCCTCGATTCGAGCGCTTGCAGAACCGCATGGGCGCG is a window from the Candidatus Poribacteria bacterium genome containing:
- the prmA gene encoding 50S ribosomal protein L11 methyltransferase; translated protein: MNDPSFWAQIQVVTHTEAVEAATFHLTELGAVGVASHQECDDIGGSRVTITAYFPMGDDVGDLVVRVRDLVNSLGDHGLRTDPGWVSLKPLRIENWATAWRSHFKPHRFGERLIVAPTWEELGDVGAAAVVRLDPGMAFGTGAHASTRLVLDQMTGIDLSGKRVLDVGTGSGILAIAAIKLGAASALAVDNDPDVLPVAVDNCRTNGVQDVVEIRQGKISDVSGDFDLVLMNILADVIVPALGDVARVLKPDGTCHLSGITSPEGDKVRDALLNHCLRIVEQRENEGWVAISATFAARS
- the dnaJ gene encoding molecular chaperone DnaJ is translated as MTPPRDHYEVLGVQRDASDDDIRKAYRRLAVKYHPDKNPGDDEAAERFKEVGAAYQCLSNADSRAYYDRHGHEGVRGSQGGFDFTTTDFTDLFSQVFGDFGDLFGGGSRTRRGNDIRYDVELTLEEAHAGKSIPVELERFDACGTCKGSGVKPGSTMKSCAQCGGRGRVVFQQGFFSVQQTCPRCQGRGEIMTDPCGECRGLGRVRGVQKLNVTIPRGVDDGMVLRMNGQGDAGRMGAPAGNLLVGVHVKAHPLFQRKGDDLLLDWRLTMVEAALGTRLRVPIIGGEEPIVIPEGTQTADTFTLRGKGMPHLQRNGSGDLKVRVFVETPTRLSDRDRELLREFAEQRQELDGDEADPKRGQKSDPYARRKHKRGFFEAVGDFFSGQDARSDDE
- the grpE gene encoding nucleotide exchange factor GrpE gives rise to the protein MNDMVDDAFDESAGTSSPATPDELDQENARLQKRLRAFEEDIAELKAKQDQLLRTAASYDNSRRRAERDLEDSRKYAVESFAKRMLPVADSLRRAVDAARSAADASGLVEGVDMVLKQLDDALQSEGVTIIEAVGSTFDPNYHEAVAQHATSEVPENTVVAELQKGYLLHDRLLRASSVLVAVAPSE